From one Verrucomicrobiales bacterium genomic stretch:
- a CDS encoding SEC-C domain-containing protein, producing the protein MSADVEALLRRAREPSPNRRTLREIIPFLPPDEQELDRLLARLCREQDPEAFTNIFVAAMAAGRKPSAHHLIEGAQLLLNPSPLGVAVHHTSGDLGSAMVAAVRRGQMGSEREAVALVAAAAWGQRQNPPIIPPDLVSFARLLTRRERLNIWVQQGMMTVVHITQDPGLRSVVTEVNGSIPSHAADAFVQALIDPAKTDPLAHWHDSVEHTVSSGYTMRRAVERVGRNDPCPCGSGKKYKKCCHEKDQKRLHQSSEIAGVTQEELRTSPEPYLSERRIEDMRAHELAKLDPLKIPEDLHSLVLERMRIFEQHDLAVGLLEKIGFREDLASSSEQLLMSLLQHWNQGLLQRFLAVVPADLVPEDLNAQTRLVLAPDPGRQLEVLQEEILKALKSPTPVQEFDHLVGVAYALLEGPLAPLGILVTRGLVAHINPFDAWGLVETLNEARDRLNLAPEDPCDDQMDALFSEEDHDGLKSSEALNSALERLEEKSEEIRRLRESLEKLQSDLNQRTTPAATPPTAPALSTIPTPPVRFSSTTTPPAEEAVLRELRQKVSALRSALTERHSERNELRKELQATREALESLRSEPSEEHHAVEASSAEQDAETEWEPEVQFTTQPVRISEFPRRFQETLRTFPRGVARACIVLVGRLAAGEAAAFRGITRLRSDRNIWRQRVGADHRLLLRLHPETLEVLDLINRRDLERRIKTLGG; encoded by the coding sequence ATGAGCGCTGATGTTGAGGCACTGCTGCGAAGGGCTCGGGAACCATCGCCGAATCGGCGGACTCTCCGGGAGATCATACCGTTCCTTCCGCCCGATGAACAAGAACTCGACCGCTTGCTGGCTCGGCTGTGCCGGGAGCAGGATCCAGAAGCCTTCACGAACATCTTCGTGGCGGCGATGGCCGCCGGACGCAAACCATCCGCGCATCATCTGATCGAAGGAGCCCAGTTGCTCCTCAATCCCAGTCCGCTGGGTGTAGCCGTTCACCACACCAGCGGCGACCTCGGCAGTGCCATGGTCGCCGCAGTCCGTCGGGGTCAGATGGGAAGCGAGCGCGAAGCGGTTGCGCTGGTCGCCGCTGCCGCCTGGGGACAACGCCAAAACCCTCCGATCATACCACCGGATCTCGTCTCGTTCGCTCGCCTGCTCACCCGCCGAGAACGACTGAACATCTGGGTGCAGCAGGGGATGATGACCGTTGTGCATATCACCCAGGACCCGGGCCTGAGATCCGTCGTTACGGAGGTCAACGGGTCCATCCCTTCGCACGCGGCGGATGCCTTTGTCCAGGCACTGATCGATCCGGCAAAGACGGACCCTCTCGCACATTGGCACGACAGTGTCGAGCACACCGTCTCCTCTGGATACACGATGAGACGGGCGGTCGAGCGAGTCGGACGTAATGACCCTTGTCCCTGCGGCAGTGGCAAAAAATACAAGAAGTGTTGCCATGAGAAGGATCAGAAACGGCTTCATCAGTCTTCCGAAATAGCCGGGGTCACTCAGGAGGAACTGCGGACCAGCCCAGAGCCTTACCTTAGCGAGCGCCGGATCGAGGACATGCGAGCTCACGAACTAGCGAAGCTCGATCCGCTGAAAATACCAGAAGATCTGCACTCGCTCGTCCTGGAACGGATGAGAATCTTTGAGCAACACGACCTGGCGGTGGGCCTCTTGGAGAAGATTGGGTTCAGAGAGGACCTAGCTTCGTCCTCGGAGCAGCTCTTGATGTCTTTGCTTCAACACTGGAACCAAGGCTTGTTGCAACGCTTCCTGGCGGTGGTCCCGGCCGACTTGGTGCCGGAGGACTTGAACGCCCAGACACGCCTGGTGCTCGCCCCGGATCCCGGTCGCCAACTCGAGGTGCTTCAAGAGGAGATTCTCAAGGCACTCAAAAGTCCTACTCCGGTTCAGGAGTTTGACCATCTCGTGGGAGTCGCGTATGCGCTCCTGGAGGGCCCGCTGGCCCCACTGGGCATCCTGGTGACCCGTGGTTTAGTCGCGCACATCAACCCCTTCGATGCCTGGGGACTCGTCGAGACGCTGAACGAAGCCCGCGATCGACTCAATTTGGCTCCTGAGGATCCATGCGATGACCAGATGGACGCTCTCTTCAGCGAGGAAGACCATGATGGTCTAAAATCCTCCGAGGCTTTGAATTCTGCGTTGGAGCGGCTCGAAGAAAAGTCGGAGGAGATCCGAAGACTGCGAGAATCTCTGGAAAAGCTGCAGTCCGATCTCAACCAACGCACCACACCAGCAGCCACCCCGCCGACTGCACCAGCCCTTTCCACGATCCCCACACCGCCGGTCCGATTCTCATCGACAACCACCCCCCCCGCCGAGGAAGCCGTCTTACGCGAGCTACGTCAGAAGGTCTCGGCGCTCCGGTCCGCCCTCACCGAACGCCACTCCGAGCGCAATGAGCTTCGCAAGGAGCTTCAGGCGACCCGGGAGGCCCTTGAATCGTTACGATCTGAGCCGAGCGAGGAACACCATGCTGTGGAAGCATCTTCTGCAGAGCAAGACGCAGAAACCGAATGGGAGCCGGAAGTCCAATTCACCACTCAGCCAGTGCGCATCTCGGAGTTTCCTCGTCGATTTCAGGAGACTCTTCGAACGTTCCCTCGCGGGGTGGCACGGGCCTGCATTGTCTTGGTAGGCAGGCTGGCGGCGGGCGAGGCGGCGGCGTTTCGTGGGATCACTCGATTGCGAAGCGACCGCAATATCTGGCGCCAGCGAGTGGGGGCCGACCACCGTCTCCTATTGCGACTTCATCCAGAAACCCTCGAAGTGCTCGATCTAATCAATCGACGCGACCTCGAGCGGCGAATCAAAACGTTAGGGGGCTGA
- a CDS encoding PEP-CTERM sorting domain-containing protein — protein MKSFALTCFFALAAIASHAQGSLTYQTTLGVGKEKYIFRCDPSLPFGSLYPGIKLEGAGFTAELWYAMGEGAAESSLTAVPGSQVGFRTGSTAGLINGKSKLDIAGTYGGDKVTLQLRVWNNEGGSVTTWDKAFEKGLSNLFTHELSGVDASGSPKLGTGSIANGLGFFVICVPEPSVVALGLLGLGSVLMARRRS, from the coding sequence ATGAAATCATTCGCTCTCACTTGTTTCTTCGCCCTCGCTGCCATTGCCAGCCACGCCCAAGGATCGCTGACGTATCAAACTACATTGGGGGTGGGGAAGGAGAAGTACATCTTTCGATGCGATCCGTCGCTCCCTTTTGGAAGCCTCTATCCCGGCATCAAGCTGGAAGGCGCTGGGTTTACAGCGGAGCTTTGGTATGCCATGGGCGAAGGCGCAGCCGAGAGCAGCTTGACTGCGGTTCCCGGCTCGCAGGTTGGATTTCGCACGGGGTCCACCGCGGGTCTCATCAACGGTAAGTCGAAACTCGATATCGCGGGCACCTACGGTGGAGACAAGGTTACTTTGCAGCTGCGCGTTTGGAACAACGAGGGCGGAAGTGTTACCACTTGGGATAAAGCGTTTGAGAAAGGCCTGAGTAACCTGTTCACCCATGAGTTATCAGGAGTGGACGCGAGCGGTTCTCCCAAATTGGGCACTGGCAGTATCGCCAATGGCCTCGGTTTCTTTGTTATCTGCGTTCCCGAACCGTCGGTGGTGGCGCTGGGCTTGTTGGGACTGGGTTCTGTGCTGATGGCGCGGCGGCGGTCGTGA
- a CDS encoding LamG domain-containing protein, with product MKKRSSWSHRYPVQLLSASLPLLSLSAFGASYPDAVKQDKPLGYYRFNDSAARPQINANSGSLGTAGTATNINVRSIMGGAVVGGNNAAAYFDSTARTIVPWNEALNPDASKSFTIEAWFMPTSDKVAGRFVGPAPIMNRYSGAVANRQGWVYFQRNPDDRGYENGQTDIGWNFRMYSGSGGSVGVQVTSRKPYKLGVWQHVVTVWDVSNPESRELIMYIDGEEAARATVTDPEAVVYTANTDDHGEESVNGAAGLAIGSYNNTEAGANAFRGGVDEVAFYAKALTPEQIKAHYDNALNPDRTVAYESLIQSEGPVGYWRLDDPSAGADIAVNMGLLQSEAPGINTAEVVHPVAGALAGSSDTAYTYHWRNGTSTTQLPHNPAMNPPASQPFTIEAWFRPTSDRQNPGACPMNNRYVKSSNRTGWVFFQRAPNASYNGVPGNEGIGWNFRMYTGTGGGGQDVTSGPDHPYTIGQWQHVVATWSGGEVLEGTETVIGTSSLYIDGVLAATNPNCKYTANSSQPEDGDPANAADFAIGSYNANSGLGNNPFEGDIDEVAFYGALLTPEQIAAHYAAGIDRLGSAQYANLVLTAPFEAAIAAYEADPNLPKPTDALQPVTYLRLDDKAVAPVMNSGTAGDQADGAVVVLGTPGAGPQAPGFPGFESDNASLAVTAKSWVNLNNPSVLNRSGNLTLEAWVNSDATQGAVARIISHGPPTLSVYPAEPVREGAILAGSEVSLHIDTRVEEGTVDYVFGTSDGTDSHGVRVAVPAEDLGSGKWVHLVGTYNGTAWTLYRNGAVAGTAADPVGPLAVDNGGWGIGSTGNGWEQAYAGLIDEVAIYGEALTASQVAAHYGAATSSGGTLSIARSGNQVTVTWTGGVLQESSVVTGGFADSPGAVSPLTITAPTATKFYRLR from the coding sequence ATGAAAAAGCGATCCTCTTGGTCCCATCGATACCCGGTTCAACTACTCTCGGCATCTCTGCCGCTCCTGTCGCTTTCCGCTTTCGGGGCCTCCTATCCCGACGCGGTCAAGCAGGACAAGCCCTTGGGCTACTATCGGTTCAATGATTCAGCCGCGCGGCCTCAAATCAACGCCAACTCCGGCAGTCTGGGGACCGCTGGCACGGCCACCAATATCAACGTTCGCAGCATCATGGGAGGGGCTGTCGTCGGCGGAAACAATGCCGCGGCGTATTTTGACTCCACCGCACGGACGATTGTTCCATGGAATGAAGCGCTCAATCCCGATGCTTCCAAATCGTTCACCATCGAAGCGTGGTTCATGCCCACCAGCGATAAGGTGGCCGGACGGTTTGTCGGACCTGCTCCCATCATGAATCGCTACTCGGGCGCGGTGGCGAACCGCCAGGGTTGGGTCTACTTCCAGCGGAATCCAGATGACCGCGGGTATGAGAATGGTCAGACGGACATCGGCTGGAACTTCCGAATGTACAGCGGCAGCGGAGGGTCGGTCGGCGTCCAAGTGACCAGCCGCAAACCGTATAAGCTGGGGGTCTGGCAGCACGTGGTCACGGTCTGGGATGTCTCGAATCCTGAGAGCCGCGAATTGATCATGTATATCGACGGCGAAGAAGCCGCGCGTGCGACCGTCACCGACCCTGAAGCGGTTGTCTACACAGCGAATACCGATGATCATGGCGAGGAGTCGGTGAACGGTGCAGCCGGCCTCGCCATCGGTTCCTACAATAACACCGAAGCGGGAGCGAATGCCTTTCGCGGTGGTGTCGACGAAGTTGCGTTCTACGCCAAAGCGCTGACTCCGGAACAAATCAAGGCGCATTACGACAACGCCCTCAACCCGGATCGGACGGTTGCTTACGAGAGCCTGATCCAGTCGGAAGGACCGGTCGGTTACTGGCGCCTCGACGACCCCTCCGCAGGAGCGGACATCGCGGTGAACATGGGTCTGCTTCAGTCCGAAGCCCCGGGGATCAACACTGCCGAAGTGGTGCATCCGGTCGCTGGAGCATTGGCCGGATCCTCCGATACCGCCTACACCTATCACTGGCGCAACGGAACCTCGACCACTCAGCTGCCCCATAACCCGGCGATGAACCCTCCGGCCTCGCAGCCGTTCACGATCGAGGCTTGGTTCCGTCCGACATCCGATCGGCAGAATCCTGGCGCTTGTCCGATGAACAATCGCTACGTCAAGTCCAGCAACCGAACCGGTTGGGTGTTCTTTCAGCGAGCTCCGAACGCCAGCTACAATGGCGTTCCCGGAAACGAGGGGATCGGCTGGAACTTCCGGATGTATACCGGCACGGGTGGCGGTGGGCAGGATGTCACCAGCGGACCCGACCATCCGTACACGATCGGCCAATGGCAGCATGTGGTGGCGACTTGGAGCGGCGGTGAGGTGCTCGAAGGGACCGAGACAGTGATCGGGACATCCTCGCTCTACATCGATGGCGTCCTGGCGGCCACCAACCCTAACTGCAAATACACCGCTAATTCCAGCCAGCCGGAAGATGGCGACCCTGCGAACGCAGCTGATTTCGCCATTGGCTCTTACAACGCGAATTCTGGACTGGGGAACAATCCGTTCGAAGGCGACATCGACGAGGTGGCGTTCTACGGTGCCTTGCTGACTCCGGAACAGATCGCGGCCCACTATGCGGCGGGCATCGATCGCCTGGGCTCAGCTCAGTACGCCAACCTGGTTCTCACCGCTCCGTTTGAAGCGGCGATCGCCGCCTATGAGGCGGATCCTAACCTGCCCAAGCCGACCGATGCCTTGCAACCGGTCACCTACCTGCGACTGGATGACAAGGCGGTGGCTCCCGTGATGAACAGCGGTACCGCAGGCGATCAGGCCGATGGTGCCGTAGTGGTTCTCGGAACCCCTGGCGCCGGCCCACAAGCTCCCGGGTTCCCGGGCTTTGAAAGCGACAACGCGTCCCTGGCCGTGACTGCTAAATCCTGGGTGAACTTGAACAACCCCAGCGTGCTGAATCGTTCCGGCAATCTGACACTCGAGGCGTGGGTCAACTCCGACGCCACGCAGGGTGCGGTAGCGCGGATCATCTCCCATGGTCCGCCCACCCTGAGCGTGTATCCGGCGGAGCCGGTGCGCGAGGGCGCGATTCTGGCGGGATCGGAGGTTTCGCTGCACATTGATACCCGAGTCGAGGAGGGGACTGTGGATTACGTCTTCGGCACTTCCGATGGAACGGACTCTCACGGCGTCCGGGTGGCGGTTCCCGCCGAAGACTTGGGCTCGGGCAAGTGGGTGCATTTGGTTGGCACTTACAACGGCACCGCTTGGACGCTTTATCGCAATGGGGCGGTTGCGGGCACGGCGGCGGACCCGGTCGGTCCCCTGGCGGTCGACAACGGAGGCTGGGGCATTGGGTCGACCGGCAATGGCTGGGAACAAGCCTACGCGGGGTTGATCGACGAAGTTGCCATCTATGGCGAGGCGCTCACCGCCAGCCAAGTGGCGGCCCACTATGGAGCGGCCACCTCTTCCGGTGGAACATTGAGCATCGCGCGCTCCGGAAATCAGGTGACCGTCACCTGGACTGGCGGCGTCCTTCAGGAGTCCTCGGTGGTGACCGGCGGTTTCGCCGACAGCCCCGGAGCCGTCTCTCCGCTGACCATCACCGCACCGACGGCGACCAAGTTCTATCGCCTCCGGTAA
- a CDS encoding tetratricopeptide repeat protein — MKRSPHTTDASHRTAARSRSANQTRRRKWLGVVVVVVGLLVGAIWAWRSLFEVLPLPEVDSSKLSSKAAEALTARLAEVREHPRSGGAWGRLGMLLDAYDYDVEALACFVKAERREATNPRWPYFQSLLLQSQDPEQALNKLRRTVALCGNQPEMPRYRLAKSLAERGQWAGAFSELEALLVTHPRFTPAILLRALGEQAQGRFSEAAQLGEKCVQDARTRKAAWALISLCQRQLGNLASAEEAGRQASQSPDDEAVDDLFQSEVDSLRLDYRVFSLPAHTLLAAGKLTEAASLVQRLVNEYPGEAETWLVAGRYQILSGQLKEAEQSLRRHVGLDPGSVQGHFQLGMSLLKQDRYGEAAQVFERCTVLKPDFGPAFFNRAFCLARAGQKKEAIPLFQQVLRLSPEHLETYLLLGDLYVQQGQYQEATVLLDQAEALRGGDPRLKSLRAKLERSLRQ; from the coding sequence TTGAAACGCTCCCCTCACACCACCGATGCATCGCATCGCACCGCGGCTCGTTCCCGCTCGGCTAACCAGACGAGAAGGAGGAAGTGGCTTGGGGTGGTTGTGGTGGTCGTGGGATTGCTGGTTGGAGCAATTTGGGCTTGGCGTTCGCTTTTTGAGGTCTTGCCGTTGCCGGAGGTGGATTCGTCGAAGCTTTCCTCCAAGGCGGCCGAAGCTCTGACCGCGCGATTGGCTGAGGTTCGCGAGCATCCACGATCCGGCGGAGCCTGGGGACGGTTGGGCATGTTGTTGGATGCCTACGACTATGATGTCGAGGCGCTGGCTTGCTTTGTGAAGGCCGAGCGCCGTGAGGCGACCAACCCACGCTGGCCCTACTTTCAGAGCTTGCTTCTGCAGAGTCAGGACCCGGAGCAGGCGCTGAACAAGCTGCGCCGAACGGTGGCGTTGTGCGGCAATCAGCCGGAGATGCCCCGCTATCGGTTGGCTAAATCACTGGCAGAGCGAGGTCAATGGGCAGGGGCATTTTCCGAGTTGGAGGCGCTGTTGGTGACTCATCCGCGATTCACCCCGGCAATCCTGCTGCGTGCTCTGGGCGAGCAGGCGCAGGGACGATTTTCTGAAGCGGCTCAGTTGGGGGAGAAGTGCGTCCAGGATGCGCGGACTCGAAAGGCAGCCTGGGCCTTGATCTCTCTCTGCCAGCGTCAGCTGGGCAATCTGGCCTCAGCGGAGGAAGCTGGACGCCAGGCGAGCCAGTCGCCCGATGATGAAGCCGTCGATGACCTTTTCCAGTCGGAGGTGGACTCCTTGAGGCTCGACTATCGAGTGTTCAGTTTGCCTGCACACACGTTGCTGGCAGCGGGCAAGTTGACTGAGGCTGCATCGCTGGTTCAACGATTGGTGAATGAGTACCCCGGAGAGGCCGAGACGTGGCTGGTGGCGGGGCGGTATCAGATTCTTTCGGGGCAGCTGAAAGAAGCGGAGCAGTCGTTGCGACGGCATGTGGGGTTGGATCCGGGATCCGTGCAGGGACATTTTCAGCTGGGCATGTCTCTCCTAAAGCAGGACCGCTATGGGGAGGCTGCGCAGGTCTTTGAACGATGCACGGTGCTGAAACCTGATTTTGGCCCCGCCTTTTTCAATCGAGCCTTTTGTCTGGCGAGGGCTGGCCAGAAGAAGGAAGCGATACCGTTGTTTCAGCAAGTGTTGCGCTTGAGCCCGGAACATTTGGAAACCTATCTGTTGCTGGGAGATTTATACGTCCAGCAGGGCCAGTATCAGGAAGCGACCGTGTTGCTGGACCAGGCCGAAGCGTTGCGTGGAGGTGATCCCAGGCTCAAATCCCTGCGGGCGAAGCTGGAGAGAAGCCTGAGGCAATAG